The Gilliamella apicola genome window below encodes:
- a CDS encoding VanW family protein encodes MQNTIVEKPKKRSQLRLRLGKEYFIVKRKLDWWRNRHAYCVIDKNNNTCCYSHKKHQSVLLRQLKDVDMYLQYNKITNLRLAIEQINGSIIKPNQRFSIWQKVGRPSKERGFLEGLSLHNGQIGKDIGGGLCQLGNLIYWIALHSDLTIIERWRHSFDVFPDVNRTIPFACGATLSYNYVDLQLLNKTNTTYRLNLWLDDKYLHGELLANTPLSYHYEIFETDHVIEQQWWGGYTRHNKIWQRKIHLLDNHIEENLISENHAIMMYTPYLTQQN; translated from the coding sequence ATGCAAAACACTATTGTAGAAAAACCTAAAAAACGCAGTCAGTTAAGATTAAGGTTAGGTAAAGAGTACTTTATTGTTAAGCGTAAATTAGATTGGTGGCGCAACCGTCACGCCTATTGCGTAATAGATAAAAATAATAATACTTGCTGCTATTCTCATAAAAAACATCAATCTGTATTGTTAAGACAACTAAAAGATGTTGATATGTATTTGCAATATAACAAAATCACTAATCTTCGCTTAGCAATTGAACAGATAAACGGTTCAATAATTAAGCCTAATCAACGATTTTCAATTTGGCAAAAAGTGGGGCGACCGTCTAAAGAACGTGGCTTTTTAGAAGGTCTCTCACTGCATAATGGACAAATCGGTAAAGATATTGGTGGTGGTTTATGTCAACTTGGCAATTTAATTTACTGGATTGCATTACACTCTGATTTAACGATTATTGAACGATGGCGACATAGTTTTGATGTTTTTCCTGATGTTAATCGTACTATTCCATTTGCTTGTGGTGCAACATTATCTTATAACTATGTAGATTTACAATTACTCAATAAAACAAATACAACATACCGACTTAATCTTTGGTTAGATGATAAATATTTACATGGTGAACTGCTTGCCAATACACCGCTATCTTATCACTATGAAATATTCGAAACTGATCACGTCATTGAGCAACAATGGTGGGGTGGGTACACGAGACACAATAAGATATGGCAACGTAAAATACATTTACTTGATAATCATATAGAGGAAAACCTTATTAGTGAAAATCATGCAATTATGATGTATACACCTTATTTAACTCAGCAAAACTAA
- a CDS encoding type 1 glutamine amidotransferase, whose product MHIHFIIHEEFEAPGAYEQWAKIHQHTISYSRVYLGEALPDNINHIDFLIIMGGPQSPATTKQECAHFDSLAEQAVILSAIKADKVVIGVCLGSQLIGEALGATHEHSPEKEIGKFPITLTEVGKHHSLFTHFGDKLAVGHWHNDMPGLTKDAQIIAYSEGCPRQIIAYDKFVYGFQCHLELTHEVVEKLISHSLNDLNQAANYRFVDTPDMLRKHDYSQMNLKLFVFLDKLSINYLSLKNNQFSS is encoded by the coding sequence ATGCATATACATTTTATTATTCACGAAGAATTTGAAGCACCAGGTGCTTATGAGCAATGGGCGAAAATACATCAACATACTATTAGTTATTCGCGGGTTTATCTTGGTGAAGCACTACCTGATAATATCAATCACATTGACTTTTTAATCATCATGGGCGGACCACAATCACCAGCAACAACAAAGCAAGAGTGTGCACATTTTGATTCATTAGCTGAACAAGCAGTCATTTTGTCTGCTATTAAAGCAGATAAAGTCGTTATTGGTGTTTGTTTAGGTTCACAATTGATTGGTGAAGCATTAGGTGCGACTCATGAACATAGCCCAGAAAAAGAAATTGGCAAATTTCCAATTACATTAACTGAAGTTGGAAAGCATCACTCTTTATTTACGCATTTTGGTGATAAATTAGCGGTAGGTCATTGGCACAATGATATGCCGGGATTAACAAAAGATGCTCAAATAATTGCGTATAGTGAAGGTTGTCCGCGGCAAATTATTGCTTATGATAAATTTGTTTATGGATTTCAATGTCATTTAGAATTAACACATGAAGTCGTTGAAAAACTCATTTCTCATTCGTTAAACGATCTGAATCAAGCTGCAAATTATCGTTTTGTTGATACGCCCGATATGTTACGAAAACATGATTATAGCCAAATGAATTTAAAGCTTTTTGTTTTTCTTGATAAGTTAAGTATTAATTATTTATCACTAAAAAATAATCAATTCAGTAGTTAG
- a CDS encoding toxin VasX yields MQKEINTANQNKKQAAGKCPVCERKGIPVFLLRQAVIKLAPFEGAKSDFDYQSLANYAQKINFKNRMPDEQLKDYGYILRTLRNGYVYVMQQKGDDINTRILEAYECIDGALRLKDAYSLSGTEPRPLSKACYNACHSIPASFINLDDRIYTNAWVAYVSQPWSSETINQYIKEQDKLALSRFTHIDITKLKDDPDQATNNRAVPFADIFGKADDTESVSNVLEFRIKKAPLPNFRSAHPFVSLYNQKRFFAYHVNRLSDSSCGVVVEDTFGIAEELNSQRLSHLHIFNEKPLTDDELKLAEEVIDNLDDIDKETKIYEQRAKNMLKTINPYLQQRFKYYEAGMLKKRMIFELMTQYRQSIVTFYDREIAKVEEEIKKVVNSGDDNFSYYGIPPSIKMQAKIGKLSSDKKQALDDFDDCVNQDTIQNFTSELESAYNQVVNYCREWSQDYYTYVRWLFGKQEFISDYGQSKPSSFNLVHFWQREFDFSVETALMAHVTEVTQILLDSTHSEIKFANDSALWDELLSNPESIYYIIDYNNPKGIDRDEEVYVELTDNRLLKPNDIISNVLSFAPVVNKVIEEVNKDALKRKQYILEQNKAQLEAEIKINQQNIEQLESKKKSIPVHNQTEIQELIKAKRKYNAEIQTLNKELEKVNQQMSEMAQPNVSNLGQSANKNDLLNRTALKKQAVLIKDKLHIPIKSQWMRLNAFDQLTRIGAMPVEINIQIKPENIAKIQNLFTQMQRGFFNRGLYHPHEQEFLQNFDIDEEVTKTGTTKTRKAKFTLCFPDKVTRSLFVEFIKKTNGILNPYELKKFIENAYKDYFKLIYKQKNLQAQLENATKNKTSINEKINQGSSKNTSNKTTKINQKIEKIGDLSNKNKIGLETVINKIELEGVNNEIKIGKITFAINLAVDAISCVVTLMNIKDTLKEWGVAKEGSGEQKVKVQLIKDVVSLALMSIDLTSQYQNIKLNKQLENAINTNKQAIRSQLKLNTLISKTVSRVTTVITVLEAIGELKSSFDMVDMEDKQYFKLRVFGVALTVFGCIIALAGTLLTIIVGAIFAIAGGVAILFSKKYDKYTPIQHWLNRCYFGKQAELEYLGYDVYHEEERYSHSGFGLALNDYTVMIYGIQTFIRLQSLYNGAPVVPMPDSANMLQQHIYFYVDIPDFAKANPNEVLTASIRLYLYNWEYLDNQSSVITDKYIDLKCRVTTNGIEVLEIKNSPGTDKSICTDKKMYFNKYELPSLISKFPSSTGERYIDEPAEFQLTQTLGNGTKVIESKPKFSDVKNVMVKQGDSIDSDGLIINKWIAGTIGANSIKKYHIIIEYNNREAVPLIITKKSNKIN; encoded by the coding sequence ATGCAAAAAGAAATAAATACCGCCAATCAAAATAAGAAACAAGCGGCTGGTAAATGTCCTGTATGTGAGCGGAAAGGGATTCCGGTGTTTTTACTGCGTCAGGCGGTAATTAAATTAGCTCCGTTTGAAGGCGCAAAAAGTGATTTTGATTATCAATCGTTAGCTAATTATGCACAAAAAATAAACTTTAAAAATCGCATGCCTGACGAACAGTTAAAAGATTATGGTTATATTTTGCGTACCCTGCGCAATGGTTATGTTTATGTGATGCAACAAAAAGGGGATGATATTAATACACGAATACTTGAAGCTTATGAGTGTATTGATGGTGCATTACGTTTAAAAGATGCTTATAGTTTAAGTGGTACAGAACCAAGACCATTATCAAAAGCGTGTTACAATGCCTGTCACTCCATTCCAGCCTCATTTATTAATTTGGATGATCGAATCTATACCAATGCATGGGTAGCGTATGTATCACAACCATGGTCTAGCGAAACAATTAATCAATATATTAAAGAACAAGACAAACTGGCACTGTCTCGTTTTACCCATATTGATATAACCAAATTGAAAGACGATCCCGACCAAGCAACTAACAATCGAGCAGTACCTTTTGCGGATATTTTTGGCAAAGCGGATGATACCGAAAGTGTCAGTAACGTACTTGAATTTAGAATAAAAAAAGCCCCACTGCCAAACTTCAGATCGGCACATCCATTTGTCAGTCTATATAATCAAAAACGTTTTTTTGCCTACCATGTCAATCGATTATCAGATTCCTCATGTGGTGTCGTTGTGGAAGACACCTTTGGTATTGCTGAAGAGCTAAACTCTCAGCGACTTTCGCATTTACATATATTCAATGAAAAACCACTGACCGATGACGAATTAAAACTTGCTGAAGAAGTTATTGATAATTTGGATGACATCGATAAAGAAACCAAAATTTATGAACAACGCGCCAAAAATATGCTCAAAACAATCAATCCATATTTGCAACAACGCTTTAAATATTATGAAGCTGGAATGTTAAAAAAACGGATGATATTTGAATTGATGACTCAGTACCGTCAGTCAATTGTAACGTTTTATGATCGTGAAATTGCTAAAGTAGAGGAAGAGATTAAAAAAGTTGTAAATTCTGGTGATGATAATTTTAGTTATTACGGTATCCCTCCATCAATAAAAATGCAAGCTAAAATAGGTAAACTATCGTCAGACAAAAAGCAAGCATTAGACGATTTTGATGATTGTGTTAATCAAGATACAATTCAGAATTTTACTAGCGAATTAGAGTCAGCTTATAACCAAGTCGTTAATTATTGTCGAGAATGGTCACAAGATTATTATACTTATGTCCGCTGGTTGTTTGGTAAGCAAGAGTTTATATCGGACTATGGTCAATCAAAACCAAGCAGTTTTAACCTAGTCCATTTTTGGCAACGTGAATTTGATTTTTCGGTTGAAACAGCCTTGATGGCGCATGTAACAGAAGTTACGCAAATACTATTAGATTCAACTCATTCAGAAATAAAATTTGCCAATGATAGTGCTTTGTGGGATGAACTGCTTAGCAATCCAGAAAGTATCTATTACATTATTGACTATAATAATCCTAAAGGTATTGATCGTGATGAAGAAGTGTATGTTGAACTGACGGATAACCGACTGCTCAAACCTAACGATATAATATCAAATGTTTTGAGTTTTGCACCTGTTGTAAATAAAGTAATTGAAGAAGTAAACAAAGACGCACTAAAAAGAAAACAATATATATTAGAACAAAATAAAGCACAGTTAGAAGCTGAAATTAAAATCAATCAGCAAAACATAGAACAACTGGAAAGCAAAAAAAAGAGTATTCCAGTCCATAATCAAACTGAAATTCAAGAATTGATAAAGGCAAAAAGAAAGTACAACGCTGAAATTCAAACATTAAATAAAGAGCTTGAAAAGGTTAATCAACAAATGTCAGAAATGGCTCAACCAAATGTGTCAAACTTAGGGCAGAGCGCTAATAAAAATGATTTATTAAATCGTACAGCCCTTAAAAAGCAAGCTGTACTAATTAAAGATAAATTACATATACCTATAAAATCACAGTGGATGCGGCTTAACGCTTTTGATCAACTAACCAGAATCGGAGCCATGCCCGTTGAAATTAATATACAGATAAAACCTGAGAATATCGCTAAAATCCAAAATTTATTTACTCAAATGCAGCGAGGTTTTTTTAATCGAGGTCTTTATCATCCGCATGAGCAGGAATTTTTGCAAAATTTTGACATTGATGAAGAGGTAACCAAAACAGGTACAACTAAAACCAGAAAAGCTAAATTTACGCTCTGTTTTCCAGACAAAGTAACAAGAAGTTTATTTGTCGAGTTTATTAAGAAAACCAATGGGATATTAAACCCCTACGAATTAAAAAAATTTATTGAAAATGCGTATAAAGACTATTTTAAGCTAATTTATAAACAAAAAAATCTTCAAGCACAGCTTGAGAATGCAACCAAAAATAAAACGTCAATCAATGAAAAAATAAATCAAGGTAGTAGCAAAAATACTAGCAATAAAACCACAAAAATAAACCAAAAAATAGAAAAGATAGGAGATCTTTCAAACAAAAATAAAATTGGTTTAGAAACTGTCATTAATAAAATTGAGTTAGAAGGCGTTAATAACGAAATCAAAATTGGAAAAATAACTTTTGCCATTAATCTGGCTGTGGATGCAATATCATGTGTTGTCACTTTGATGAATATAAAAGACACTCTCAAAGAGTGGGGAGTTGCTAAAGAGGGCAGTGGCGAACAAAAAGTAAAAGTACAACTAATAAAAGATGTGGTATCACTAGCTTTAATGAGTATTGATTTAACCAGTCAATATCAAAATATTAAACTCAATAAGCAATTAGAAAATGCTATTAATACCAATAAACAAGCCATTCGTAGTCAATTAAAATTAAATACTCTAATTAGTAAAACAGTTTCCAGAGTAACAACAGTAATCACCGTTCTTGAAGCCATTGGTGAGTTAAAAAGTTCGTTTGATATGGTGGATATGGAGGATAAACAATATTTTAAATTAAGGGTTTTTGGAGTGGCTCTTACTGTGTTTGGTTGTATCATAGCATTAGCAGGGACATTATTAACCATTATTGTTGGTGCTATTTTTGCTATTGCGGGCGGAGTTGCCATTTTATTTAGTAAAAAGTATGATAAATACACGCCTATTCAGCATTGGTTAAATCGTTGCTATTTTGGCAAACAAGCAGAGCTAGAATATTTAGGTTATGACGTTTATCATGAAGAAGAACGCTATTCACACAGTGGTTTTGGTTTAGCGCTCAATGACTATACTGTTATGATCTATGGCATTCAAACCTTTATCCGTTTGCAATCGCTTTATAATGGTGCCCCTGTTGTACCAATGCCTGATTCTGCCAATATGTTGCAGCAACATATCTATTTTTATGTTGATATTCCCGATTTTGCCAAAGCCAATCCTAACGAAGTGCTAACGGCTTCCATCCGTTTATATCTTTATAACTGGGAATATCTTGATAACCAATCCAGTGTGATAACCGATAAATATATCGATTTAAAATGCCGCGTAACAACCAACGGTATTGAAGTTTTAGAGATTAAAAATAGCCCTGGAACCGACAAATCTATTTGCACCGATAAAAAAATGTATTTCAATAAATATGAACTGCCGTCATTAATAAGCAAGTTTCCTTCCTCAACTGGGGAGCGTTATATCGATGAGCCGGCTGAATTTCAATTAACGCAAACTCTAGGGAATGGAACAAAAGTGATCGAAAGTAAACCAAAATTTAGTGATGTTAAAAATGTTATGGTTAAGCAGGGTGATAGTATTGACAGTGATGGGCTAATTATTAACAAATGGATTGCAGGCACAATTGGTGCTAATAGTATTAAAAAATACCATATAATCATTGAGTATAATAACCGTGAAGCAGTCCCATTAATTATTACCAAAAAGTCTAACAAAATTAATTAA
- a CDS encoding DUF6708 domain-containing protein: MPSQYRPQILGWIGDLDKGSKNISGADDRLLYANDNYCAFLRKTSSDQVFYLCIFTIVFIGLIPTIYLGFSLLSDLLYKNESLMSLVIIIGQIACFLAIYISIPEIYQNLFTRRGCPIIFNRKTNKVYINESYFFNFTSFKNPIHFLQPNKKRIKEYDWADLHGVVVHNFSTYSLNTTILMVCEPGTHKTIDHVLLDPLRNGIGSYQVWGWVNNFMCFNDLISLNDGKYTWEQETPFKKDIIQDQGWPEWMVEAFNALSPEHLTEIKQKYHVQ, encoded by the coding sequence ATGCCATCACAATATCGTCCACAAATATTAGGCTGGATAGGGGATTTAGATAAAGGCTCAAAAAATATTTCAGGTGCCGATGATCGCTTACTGTATGCTAACGATAATTATTGTGCTTTTCTTCGTAAAACATCATCTGATCAGGTTTTTTATTTATGTATTTTTACTATAGTTTTTATTGGATTAATACCGACAATTTATTTAGGTTTTTCATTACTATCTGATTTACTATATAAAAATGAAAGTTTAATGTCACTTGTTATTATTATCGGACAAATTGCTTGCTTTCTTGCTATATATATATCCATACCCGAAATTTATCAAAATCTTTTTACACGGCGAGGATGCCCAATAATCTTTAATCGTAAAACCAATAAAGTGTATATTAATGAAAGTTATTTCTTTAATTTTACTTCGTTTAAAAATCCGATTCATTTTTTACAGCCTAATAAAAAACGAATAAAAGAGTATGATTGGGCCGATTTACATGGGGTTGTGGTGCATAACTTTTCCACCTATTCACTCAATACTACTATTTTAATGGTGTGTGAGCCGGGTACGCATAAAACTATTGACCATGTGCTATTAGATCCACTGCGTAATGGTATTGGTAGTTATCAGGTTTGGGGGTGGGTCAATAATTTTATGTGCTTTAACGATCTAATCAGTTTAAACGACGGGAAATATACGTGGGAGCAAGAAACACCTTTTAAAAAGGATATCATCCAAGATCAAGGTTGGCCGGAATGGATGGTG